From a region of the Stenotrophomonas sp. BIO128-Bstrain genome:
- a CDS encoding PilZ domain-containing protein: MSATNARQGILSLAVKDKAALYSAYMPFVKNGGIFVPTPKRYFLGDEVFLLLTLPDSGERLPVAGKVIWVTPAGAQGNRAAGIGVQLADGAEGETVRHRIETLLAGILTADKPTHTM; this comes from the coding sequence ATGAGCGCCACCAACGCCCGACAGGGCATCCTGTCCCTTGCCGTCAAGGACAAGGCCGCGCTGTACAGCGCCTACATGCCGTTCGTGAAGAACGGCGGCATCTTCGTGCCCACGCCCAAGCGCTACTTCCTGGGCGATGAGGTGTTCCTGCTGCTCACCCTGCCGGACTCCGGCGAGCGCCTGCCGGTGGCCGGCAAGGTGATCTGGGTGACCCCCGCCGGGGCCCAGGGCAACCGCGCGGCAGGCATCGGCGTACAGCTGGCCGATGGTGCGGAAGGGGAGACCGTCCGCCACCGGATCGAGACCCTGCTGGCCGGTATCCTGACCGCGGACAAGCCCACGCACACGATGTGA
- a CDS encoding DNA polymerase III subunit delta': MAEPFSPWQQRAYDQTVAALDAGRLGHGLLFCGPAGLGKLGVALRLAEHVLGQGEPAAAKRSAQLLAAGTHPDLQRISFIPNKSGDKLRTEIVIEQIREVSQKLSLTPQYGVAQVVIVDPADAINRAACNALLKTLEEPQPGRYLWLISADPARLPATIRSRCQRLEFKLPPREEALAWLQTLGHSEASAREALDAARGHPGLADQWLREDGLALRRQVATDLEALVAGRAGAVELAQRWTADDNAALRLRHAADLALAQATGGGLTDPDRLHKLAAWFDAANRTRDLLRTTVRADLAVVELLLAWGKVNERHAKGNRA; encoded by the coding sequence GTGGCTGAACCCTTTTCCCCCTGGCAGCAGCGCGCCTATGACCAGACCGTGGCCGCGCTCGACGCCGGTCGCCTCGGCCATGGCCTGCTATTCTGCGGCCCGGCCGGCCTGGGCAAGCTGGGCGTCGCGCTGCGGCTGGCCGAGCACGTGCTGGGGCAGGGCGAACCTGCCGCGGCCAAGCGCAGCGCCCAGCTGCTGGCCGCCGGGACCCACCCGGACCTGCAGCGGATCTCGTTCATTCCCAACAAATCCGGCGACAAGCTGCGCACCGAGATCGTGATCGAGCAGATCCGCGAGGTCTCTCAGAAGCTCTCGCTGACCCCCCAGTACGGCGTGGCCCAGGTGGTGATCGTCGATCCTGCCGACGCCATCAACCGCGCCGCCTGCAACGCCCTGCTCAAGACCCTGGAAGAGCCGCAGCCCGGCCGTTACCTGTGGCTGATCAGCGCCGACCCCGCCCGCCTGCCGGCCACCATCCGCAGCCGCTGCCAGCGCCTGGAGTTCAAGCTGCCGCCGCGCGAGGAAGCGCTCGCCTGGCTGCAGACCCTGGGCCACAGCGAGGCCAGCGCCCGCGAAGCGCTGGACGCCGCGCGTGGCCATCCCGGCCTGGCCGACCAGTGGCTGCGCGAGGATGGCTTGGCCCTGCGCCGCCAGGTCGCCACCGACCTGGAAGCCCTCGTCGCCGGCCGCGCCGGCGCGGTCGAACTGGCCCAGCGCTGGACCGCCGACGACAACGCCGCCCTGCGCCTGCGCCACGCCGCCGATCTCGCCCTGGCCCAGGCCACCGGCGGTGGCTTGACCGATCCCGATCGATTGCACAAGCTGGCCGCCTGGTTCGATGCGGCCAACCGCACCCGCGACCTGCTGCGCACTACGGTGCGCGCCGATCTTGCGGTGGTTGAGCTGCTGCTGGCCTGGGGAAAGGTCAACGAACGGCACGCCAAGGGGAATAGAGCATGA
- the tmk gene encoding dTMP kinase: protein MSPALHRHPHFVSLEGGEGAGKTTAINAIREALHARGHEVVLTREPGGTALAERIRALVLKPDEEIAAEPLSAEAELLLVFAARAQHVRQVIAPALQRGAYVLCDRFTDSSYAYQGGGRGLDPAWIADLERRAVGLLPGLTLLLDVDVAVGRARANGRDLWPDRIESEHDDFFQRVRAVFRQRASEDPARYRLIDASQDQAGVAGAVVAAVDAWLAQEPERG from the coding sequence ATGAGTCCCGCGCTGCACCGGCACCCGCATTTCGTCAGCCTGGAAGGGGGCGAGGGCGCCGGCAAGACCACCGCCATCAACGCGATCCGCGAGGCCCTTCACGCCCGTGGCCATGAGGTGGTGCTGACCCGCGAGCCCGGCGGCACCGCGCTGGCCGAGCGCATCCGCGCGCTGGTGCTCAAGCCGGACGAGGAGATCGCCGCCGAGCCGCTCTCGGCCGAAGCCGAGCTGCTGCTGGTGTTCGCCGCCCGCGCCCAGCACGTGCGCCAGGTGATCGCCCCGGCGCTGCAGCGCGGCGCCTATGTGCTGTGCGACCGCTTCACAGATTCCAGCTACGCCTACCAGGGCGGTGGCCGCGGCCTGGACCCGGCGTGGATCGCCGATCTGGAGCGCCGCGCCGTCGGCCTGCTGCCCGGCCTGACCCTGCTGCTGGATGTGGACGTAGCGGTCGGCCGTGCGCGCGCCAACGGCCGCGACCTGTGGCCGGACCGGATCGAAAGCGAGCACGATGATTTCTTCCAGCGGGTGCGCGCGGTGTTCCGCCAGCGTGCCAGCGAAGACCCCGCACGTTACCGCCTGATCGACGCCAGCCAGGACCAGGCCGGCGTCGCCGGCGCGGTGGTGGCGGCCGTGGATGCATGGTTGGCACAGGAGCCGGAACGTGGCTGA